In Arachis hypogaea cultivar Tifrunner chromosome 17, arahy.Tifrunner.gnm2.J5K5, whole genome shotgun sequence, a single window of DNA contains:
- the LOC112767467 gene encoding uncharacterized protein isoform X4: MDQHHSHYVHHHHHSHHDHNNDDNNTNHTRYAPPPPHHNHSHLPPPPPPPPSLPPPPAPPPQAQPLRYRTIRTPPPPPPYAPNNNHPPSHQNQFPQFNSPNYPNRPFQEEHPISNNHNQPFSLSPRISSRILPGDPFPRRNFPRFDTETRWNPNPGRRIAPDCLLPRNYTPVDIDSELRQHREGVSLPPSAYPAEKIRYDPDRSRLRLEYEYEGNPRKDEEFGCGSGNDANYHNYHRRGVGDLPPRHDLPNGGFGRAPPAMPREINIDLKPGGYVRGYSAEFEDEIPKVGRRDGHGEGKRWLNERRGPKELPDSRFELGTGEIGFAKNVDDFRVGTREEYGWESGRYSGRGNSREFGHELWRPSLKKQVQKKSALLRIQNAKPSYRNREIEQLRNAGYSAESNTNVFRGKEQCGHVGYGMKQEEREGSPVELDISFESNSLVAKAIVTTSTSTVVNDTNMNSVSDADLTPSEKRKKVSVSDSDCSGLEAAKVSRDVVTLNSSSCKVNDCSGSVNDLSLQNNVVNPCSQPCTRETDSVKNEVAGGSTKIHSGKSSPRVVKKKKVVKRVVKKVVGNPKSTMSNSRSANKVHGCVQPDRVIPSSSSVSVPNKVEPCLEQKSITVDKMSMPGHSSYNLSKDRNQLLEDRNGDLTLLSLGPHSRSRECETDEDSDTQKGAARFESGLDIPNSQSCASTGQAKKIDYECLDANNSVHDLRRMPDTNMVPELLNGSTSKINDVGCDIKQLCQNQEFQSRENYSNVRCPQNGFVIDVVDDSVLSSADNIGNSDRTNTYNSASSVYGLISGDLTGSKEKLTVTECGLTGESGFGHMVPTIITKYAILEENPDVINPASSSAMSAPSNSGKIRIHAGTDCIQNAIALTQGSYSGPVNLDDGTSVQCSDITNDAVKDVSPCYAAISSENCCTEEPFSSSNLSVGFGEGDTNNMKKRKARTHSKFLHSKMEGISPKPVNSVSHANDWDTASSVKVKDACCSEVLDQSVQSLDSNLESCLDGIVTLHGKKELSEAELCVRDNEIDDANYLSLLSKGIKVTTTSELSDAVVVSKSCADFPVSFSDKQAPEKEVELSSMDVLFSAQSLSCSEDSRKLSDNFVGGSCDARYANNETMSSDHFELKNSDFASHSLREDLDIQFPLLDGECKENGTQMQTDIFTSGFNKGDMKDSLIHQQSIVSHPSDGDLEEDAPEAPSDVCSQGISEAPERGNLNCTSIQDENNCGDISAVEHGSDLPTCTSPIQHTNKIMKSANATGHSNPVERNLMRQSSQVNSKVSNNGPVSYFSENGSKNTLGGAMPKTQKGRSFIISKSNTKTSASSTHLSNPRTWRRSGNNSQGSLPGNKLSPGKFLPKRQILDRKGNFQNTSYIRKGNSLVRQPTTVSFTQISSVNKSPLSLDELSKSTRSGSRIDVSDQLTLKTGVAEVPQQSQRKPSLSIGTLSEENISSPLVEPPSSGCCENASDPRKLIDINDTPNSSKDDSNQYETPDNQSSPLSKLENQVEANDGHISSFSTRRIVYTKPKTNQLVATSNSRDEKSQTAFSEGYYKRCKNQLVRNMNQTVAVPNATLDSDAQGSCKVLCNRKFSKRQLHKVAGRSFKSLRASLVWTLCGKKSPKNGHNSWHSQKVLPQLFPWKRPTYLRSVVHNSASCSNSSFLSAIRKMDTVYTRSTRGFSLWKSKVLSVGGSSLKWSKSIEKNSKQANEEATLAVAAVERKKREQKERIFRIGSVRYKMDPSRRTLQRISDDESLLSATTDSGLAVKRAYIPRRLVIGNDEYVRIGNGNQLIRDPKKRTRKLANEKVRWSLHTARQRLARKQKYCQFFTRFGKCNKEGGKCPYVHDPSKIAVCTKFLNGLCSTPNCKLTHKVIPERMPDCSYFLQGLCTNRNCPYRHVNVNPKASVCEGFLKGYCADGNECRKKHSYICPTFEATGTCTKGTRCKLHHPEKQKGKKRKRSGDQNNSNSRGRYFASVPIDVSEAGIVVIPGQRDQSDDLEGELTDYISLQDDYTKTVGQSLALTLCDSDSLNLQLEDYEVNVKPTLLMKSKGTPRSSRSSVLQS, from the exons ATGGACCAACACCACTCCCACTAcgtccaccaccaccaccacagccaCCATGATCACAACAACGACGACAATAACACCAACCACACTAGGTACGCCCCTCCCCCTCCTCATCACAACCACAGCCACCTCCCTCCGCCGCCCCCTCCGCCACCCTCCCTCCCCCCTCCGCCAGCCCCTCCTCCCCAAGCACAACCCCTCCGCTATCGCACCATCCGCACACCTCCTCCTCCGCCTCCTTATGCCCCCAATAACAACCATCCGCCATCCCATCAAAACCAATTCCCCCAATTCAATTCCCCTAACTACCCTAATCGCCCCTTCCAAGAAGAACACCCAATCTCCAACAACCACAATCAGCCATTTTCCCTATCCCCCAGGATTTCCAGCCGAATCCTCCCGGGCGATCCTTTCCCCCGCCGCAATTTTCCTCGTTTCGACACTGAAACACGCTGGAACCCTAACCCTGGCCGTAGGATCGCTCCCGACTGTCTCCTTCCGAGGAATTATACACCCGTTGATATCGACAGTGAATTGCGCCAACACCGTGAAGGGGTCTCGCTGCCGCCCTCGGCATATCCGGCCGAAAAGATTCGATACGATCCCGatcgctccaggttgagacttgagtATGAGTATGAGGGTAACCCTAGGAAGGATGAGGAGTTTGGTTGCGGCAGCGGTAATGATGCTAATTACCACAATTACCACCGCCGCGGCGTTGGGGATTTGCCACCCAGACACGACTTGCCCAACGGAGGCTTCGGCAGGGCGCCACCGGCGATGCCAAGGGAGATTAATATTGATTTGAAACCCGGGGGGTATGTTCGCGGGTATAGTGCGGAATTCGAGGATGAGATTCCCAAGGTTGGAAGAAGAGATGGGCATGGCGAAGGCAAGAGGTGGTTGAATGAGAGGAGGGGACCTAAGGAGTTGCCTGATTCACGGTTCGAATTGGGGACCGGCGAGATTGGTTTTGCTAAGAATGTTGATGATTTCCGCGTTGGGACACGTGAGGAATATGGATGGGAATCGGGTAGGTATAGTGGCAGAGGGAACAGCAGGGAGTTTGGTCATGAATTATGGCGACCTTCTCTAAAGAAACAGGTTCAAAAGAAGAGTGCTCTTCTTAGGATCCAGAATGCAAAACCAAGTTATAGGAATCGTGAGATTGAACAATTACGGAATGCTGGTTATTCTGCTGAGTCTAACACTAATGTTTTCAGGGGCAAGGAGCAGTGTGGGCATGTAGGTTATGGGATGAAacaagaagaaagggaaggaAGTCCTGTGGAGCTTGATATCTCTTTTGAATCAAATTCCCTGGTTGCGAAGGCTATTGTGACCACTTCGACTTCGACTGTTGTTAATGATACAAATATGAATTCTGTCTCTGATGCTGATTTAACTCCCtcagaaaagagaaaaaaggttTCAGTATCCGATAGTGATTGTTCTGGTTTGGAAGCTGCAAAAGTATCTAGGGATGTTGTAACTTTGAATAGCTCATCCTGCAAAGTGAATGACTGCTCTGGATCTGTGAATGATTTAAGCTTACAGAATAATGTTGTTAATCCTTGTTCTCAACCTTGCACCCGCGAGACTGATAGTGTGAAAAATGAGGTTGCAGGTGGAAGTACCAAAATTCACTCTGGTAAATCCTCCCCAAGGGTTGTAAAGAAGAAAAAAGTTGTCAAGAGAGTAGTGAAGAAAGTTGTTGGAAATCCAAAATCTACAATGTCAAATTCACGATCAGCAAATAAGGTTCATGGATGTGTGCAACCTGATCGAGTCATACCTAGTTCTTCATCTGTCTCTGTTCCCAACAAAGTTGAACCTTGTCTTGAGCAGAAAAGCATCACTGTAGACAAGATGTCAATGCCTGGCCATAGTTCATACAATTTATCAAAGGATCGGAATCAATTGCTTGAAGATAGAAATGGAGATCTAACCCTGCTGAGTTTGGGGCCACATTCCAGGTCACGAGAATGTGAAACTGATGAAGATTCAGATACTCAGAAAGGAGCCGCCAGGTTTGAAAGTGGTCTTGACATTCCAAATTCTCAATCTTGTGCTTCTACTGGTCAAGCTAAAAAGATTGATTATGAGTGTTTAGATGCAAATAATTCTGTCCATGACTTGCGTAGAATGCCAGATACTAACATGGTTCCTGAATTATTAAATGGAAGTACTTCCAAAATCAATGATGTGGGTTGTGATATTAAACAGCTATGTCAGAATCAAGAGTTTCAATCACGTGAGAATTATTCAAATGTAAGATGTCCACAGAATGGGTTTGTTATAGATGTAGTAGATGACAGCGTTCTTAGTTCAGCTGACAATATTGGTAACTCAGATCGCACTAATACATATAACTCTGCTAGTAGCGTTTATGGCCTAATTTCTGGTGATCTTACAGGATCTAAAGAGAAGCTTACAGTTACTGAATGTGGTCTTACTGGTGAATCTGGTTTTGGACATATGGTCCCTACTATTATCACCAAGTATGCTATTTTGGAAGAAAATCCAGACGTGATCAACCCTGCATCAAGCAGCGCAATGTCTGCCCCTTCAAATTcaggaaaaattaggattcacGCTGGTACAGATTGCATACAAAATGCTATTGCTCTGACGCAGGGTTCTTATAGTGGACCGGTCAATTTAGATGATGGTACCTCTGTTCAGTGTTCTGACATCACTAATGATGCTGTGAAGGATGTTTCCCCCTGTTACGCTGCCATATCTTCTGAGAATTGTTGCACGGAAGAGCCATTTTCAAGTTCTAATCTTTCTGTTGGATTTGGTGAAGGGGATACAAACaatatgaaaaagagaaaagcTAGGACTCATTCAAAGTTTTTGCACTCAAAGATGGAGGGAATTTCTCCAAAACCTGTAAATTCAGTTAGCCATGCAAATGATTGGGATACTGCCTCAAGTGTGAAGGTGAAGGATGCATGTTGTTCAGAAGTTTTGGATCAATCTGTTCAAAGCTTAGATTCTAACCTGGAATCGTGCTTGGATGGGATCGTTACTTTACATGGGAAAAAGGAGCTTTCAGAGGCTGAGCTTTGTGTTAGAGATAATGAGATTGATGATGCAAATTATCTTTCACTATTATCTAAAGGGATCAAAGTCACGACTACCTCTGAGTTGAGTGATGCAGTTGTGGTATCCAAATCTTGTGCGGATTTTCCTGTTTCTTTCAGTGATAAACAAGCGCCCGAAAAAGAAGTTGAATTGTCAAGCATGGATGTTCTGTTTAGTGCACAATCATTGTCATGTTCAGAGGATAGTAGGAAATTGTCTGACAATTTTGTTGGAGGTTCTTGTGACGCTAGATATGCAAATAATGAAACCATGAGTTCTGACCATTTTGAATTAAAGAACTCAGATTTTGCATCTCATTCACTTCGTGAGGACTTGGACATTCAGTTCCCATTGTTGGATGGTGAATGCAAAGAAAATGGCACTCAAATGCAAACTGACATTTTTACGTCTGGATTTAATAAGGGAGATATGAAGGACAGTTTAATTCATCAACAGAGCATTGTGTCCCATCCTTCCGATGGTGATTTGGAGGAGGATGCACCTGAAGCACCATCAGATGTGTGTTCTCAAGGGATATCGGAAGCACCTGAGAGAGGGAATTTAAATTGTACATCAATCCAAGATGAAAACAATTGTGGGGATATATCTGCAGTTGAACATGGTTCTGATTTGCCTACTTGTACTTCACCAATACAGCATACTAATAAGATTATGAAGTCAGCTAATGCAACTGGGCATAGTAACCCAGTTGAGAGGAATCTAATGCGACAATCATCCCAAGTCAACTCCAAGGTTTCAAATAATGGTCCAGTTTCTTATTTTTCAGAAAATGGGAGCAAAAATACCCTTGGAGGTGCCATGCCAAAAACTCAAAAGGGTCGTTCGTTCATCATTTCAAAGTCGAATACAAAGACATCTGCCTCTTCAACCCATCTCTCAAATCCTCGAACTTGGCGACGTTCCGGTAATAATTCTCAAGGTTCTTTACCTGGAAACAAGCTTTCGCCAGGAAAATTTCTTCCCAAAAGGCAAATTCTAGATAGGAAAGGAAACTTTCAGAATACCTCTTACATTCGTAAAGGTAACAGTCTTGTAAGACAGCCTACTACAGTTTCTTTTACTCAGATCTCTTCTGTAAATAAGTCACCTTTGAGCTTAGATGAATTATCAAAGAGTACCAGATCTGGGAGCAGGATTGATGTGTCAGATCAACTGACCTTGAAAACAGGAGTAGCAGAGGTCCCTCAGCAGAGTCAGAGAAAACCTTCACTATCCATTGGCACATTATCAGAGGAAAATATATCTTCCCCATTGGTAGAACCTCCTTCCAGTGGTTGCTGTGAAAATGCATCAGATCCTAGAAAACTGATAGATATCAATGATACACCAAACTCTTCCAAAGATGATTCAAATCAGTATGAAACTCCTGATAATCAAAGTAGTCCACTGAGTAAGCTGGAGAACCAAGTTGAAGCAAATGATGGACACATTTCTTCTTTCAGCACCAGGAGAATTGTATATACAAAGCCCAAAACAAATCAGTTGGTAGCGACTTCAAATTCTCGTGATGAGAAGTCCCAAACAGCCTTCTCCGAAGGCTACTACAAGAGGTGCAAAAATCAGTTAGTTAGGAATATGAACCAGACTGTTGCAGTGCCGAATGCCACTCTAGATTCTGATGCTCAGGGGTCTTGTAAGGTGCTTTGCAACAGAAAGTTTAGTAAGAGGCAGTTACATAAAG TTGCTGGGAGGTCATTCAAATCTTTAAGAGCCTCATTAGTCTGGACATTATGTGGCAAAAAGTCACCTAAAAATGGCCATAATTCATGGCATTCTCAAAAGGTTTTGCCTCAGTTATTTCCATGGAAAAGACCAACATATTTAAGAAGCGTCGTTCATAATTCTGCTTCATGTTCCAATAGTAGCTTCTTATCAGCAATTAG AAAGATGGATACTGTTTACACTAGGTCAACCCGTGGGTTTTCTCTTTGGAAATCCAAGGTATTAAGTGTTGGTGGGTCTAGTTTAAAATGGTCCAAATCCATTGAGAAGAACTCAAAGCAAGCTAATGAG GAGGCCACACTTGCTGTTGCTGCAGTAGAGAGGAAAAAGAGAGAGCAAAAAG AACGTATATTCCGTATTGGTTCAGTTCGCTACAAAATGGATCCTTCCAGGCGCACACTTCAGAGGATTTCAG ATGATGAATCCCTGTTGTCTGCCACTACTGATTCGGGCTTGGCTGTGAAAAGAGCTTACATTCCTAGGAGATTGGTGATTGGAAATGATGA ATATGTCCGAATTGGAAATGGTAATCAGCTTATCAGAGACCCAAAAAAACGAACTCGAAAATTGGCAAATGAAAAAGTTAGATGGAGCTTGCATACTGCCAGGCAACGGTTGGCTCGAAAGCAGAAGTATTGTCAGTTTTTTACTAGATTTGGGAAATGTAACAAGGAGGGTGGGAAATGCCCTTATGTTCATGATCCCTCAAAAATTGCTGTCTGTACTAAGTTCCTGAATGGTTTATGTTCTACTCCCAACTGCAAATTGACTCATAAG GTTATACCAGAGAGAATGCCAGATTGTTCTTATTTTCTGCAAG GCTTATGCACAAACCGAAATTGCCCATATAGACATGTCAATGTGAACCCTAAGGCTTCTGTTTGTGAAGGATTTCTCAAGGGTTATTGTGCTGATGGGAATGAG TGTAGGAAGAAGCACAGCTATATCTGTCCTACTTTTGAAGCAACGGGCACCTGTACGAAAGGAACCAGATGCAAGCTTCATCATCCCGAAAAacaaaagggaaagaaaaggaagagatcTGGAGATCAGAATAATAGTAACAGCAGAGGGCGTTACTTTGCTTCTGTTCCGATTGATGTTTCTGAAGCTGGAATCGTAGTTATTCCAGGGCAACGTGATCAGAGTGATGATCTTGAAGGAGAACTTACTGACTACATCAGCCTTCAGGATGACTATACAAAAACTGTTGGTCAATCATTAGCGCTAACATTGTGCGACAGCGATTCCTTGAACTTGCAGTTGGAAGATTATGAAGTAAATGTCAAACCAACTCTTTTAATGAAATCAAAAGGCACGCCGCGATCTTCTCGGTCCAGTGTCCTGCAAAGTTAG